One Sphaerisporangium krabiense DNA segment encodes these proteins:
- a CDS encoding HelD family protein: MPGHQLAPDIPDKTPDSPSEDPAAPPGTDPDAVLRQERAHLAASRAALTAMREHARSLSADAAGDWVSQQVLQGLLDQRVAALADHPDTPLFFGRLDRAGHDDLPLTIHVGRRHVHDDGSRPMVIDWRAPVSRAFYQARPSDPMGVRLRRRFGFHGGELTAYEDEPLDRSGPRRESRILTEEIERPRTGPMRDIVATIQPDQDEIVRADLSSTVCVQGAPGTGKTAVGLHRAAYLLFTHREKLSRNGVMIVGPNRAFLSYISSVLPALGEVRVDQSTVAGILGDHAAPEHPAVAALKGDARMAAVLHRALWLHVSKPEEGLLITRGINRFRVADHEVREIVASLRGTTRYGPGRAALAQRLAHAVLVRMEQRGESPDDRVQDSVARSKPVKQLLDTVWPRVTPEQVLFRLLSDGEFLARAARSDLTAEERDTLVWAKPPRSWKSAKWSAADAALMDELADLIERTPTLGHLVVDEAQDLSAMQLRALGRRCRTGSATVLGDLAQGTTPWSARSWEEVLGHLGFAEGMVTELTLGFRVPREVLDFAARLLPSVAPALAAPRSLRPGPGSLTVRRVTDLPAAVTEAVEQVTAREGSVGLIAADAALPALAAALTAAGVAHQVLGPDSSAESRVSLIPATLAKGLEYDHVIVTEPADIVAAEDRGLARLYVVLTRAVTTLTVLHAAALPAQLTAQAEV, translated from the coding sequence ATGCCCGGACACCAGTTGGCCCCTGACATACCGGACAAGACCCCCGATTCCCCGTCCGAAGACCCCGCTGCTCCCCCCGGCACCGACCCGGACGCCGTCCTGCGCCAGGAACGCGCCCACCTCGCGGCCTCCCGCGCCGCGCTGACGGCCATGCGCGAGCACGCGCGGTCCCTGTCCGCCGACGCCGCGGGCGACTGGGTCTCCCAGCAGGTGCTCCAGGGCCTGCTCGACCAGCGCGTGGCCGCCCTCGCCGACCACCCCGACACGCCGCTGTTCTTCGGCCGCCTCGACCGCGCCGGCCACGACGACCTTCCCCTCACCATCCACGTCGGGCGCCGCCACGTCCACGACGACGGCAGCCGCCCCATGGTCATCGACTGGCGCGCCCCCGTCTCCCGCGCCTTCTACCAGGCCCGTCCCTCCGACCCGATGGGCGTGCGGCTGCGCCGCCGGTTCGGCTTCCACGGCGGCGAGCTGACCGCGTACGAGGACGAGCCGCTGGACCGCAGCGGGCCGCGGCGCGAGTCGCGCATCCTCACCGAGGAGATCGAGCGGCCCCGCACGGGCCCGATGCGCGACATCGTCGCCACCATCCAGCCCGACCAGGACGAGATCGTCCGCGCCGACCTGTCCAGCACGGTCTGCGTCCAGGGCGCGCCCGGCACGGGCAAGACGGCCGTCGGCCTGCACCGGGCGGCCTACCTGCTGTTCACCCACCGCGAGAAGCTGTCGCGCAACGGCGTCATGATCGTCGGCCCGAACCGGGCGTTCCTGTCCTACATCTCCTCGGTGCTGCCCGCCCTCGGCGAGGTGCGCGTCGACCAGAGCACGGTCGCCGGCATCCTCGGCGACCACGCCGCCCCGGAGCACCCGGCGGTCGCCGCGCTCAAGGGCGACGCCCGCATGGCCGCCGTGCTGCACCGCGCGCTCTGGCTGCACGTCAGCAAGCCCGAGGAGGGCCTGCTGATCACCCGGGGCATCAACCGGTTCCGCGTCGCCGACCACGAGGTCCGCGAGATCGTCGCGTCCCTGCGCGGCACCACGCGCTACGGCCCCGGCCGCGCGGCGCTCGCCCAGCGGCTGGCCCACGCCGTGCTGGTGCGCATGGAGCAGCGCGGCGAGTCGCCCGACGACCGGGTGCAGGACTCCGTGGCCAGGTCCAAGCCCGTCAAGCAGCTCCTGGACACGGTGTGGCCGCGGGTCACCCCCGAGCAGGTGCTGTTCCGGCTGCTGTCCGACGGCGAGTTCCTGGCCCGCGCCGCCAGGAGCGACCTGACCGCCGAGGAGCGCGACACGCTGGTCTGGGCGAAGCCGCCGCGGTCCTGGAAGTCGGCCAAATGGTCGGCCGCCGACGCCGCGCTCATGGACGAGCTGGCCGACCTCATCGAGCGCACCCCGACGCTCGGGCACCTCGTCGTGGACGAGGCGCAGGACCTGTCGGCCATGCAGCTCCGCGCCCTCGGCCGCCGCTGCCGTACCGGCTCGGCCACCGTGCTCGGCGACCTGGCCCAGGGCACGACGCCGTGGTCGGCGCGGTCCTGGGAGGAGGTCCTCGGCCACCTGGGGTTCGCCGAGGGCATGGTCACCGAGCTCACGCTGGGCTTCCGCGTGCCGCGCGAGGTGCTCGACTTCGCCGCCCGCCTGCTGCCGTCGGTGGCGCCCGCCCTGGCCGCCCCCCGGTCCCTGCGCCCCGGCCCGGGGTCGCTCACCGTCCGCCGGGTCACCGACCTGCCCGCCGCCGTGACCGAGGCCGTGGAGCAGGTGACGGCCCGCGAGGGCTCGGTCGGACTGATCGCCGCCGACGCCGCCCTGCCCGCCCTCGCGGCGGCGCTCACCGCCGCGGGCGTCGCCCACCAGGTCCTCGGCCCCGACTCCTCCGCCGAGTCCCGCGTCTCACTGATCCCCGCCACACTCGCCAAGGGCCTCGAGTACGACCACGTGATCGTCACCGAGCCCGCCGACATCGTCGCCGCGGAGGACCGGGGCCTGGCGCGGCTCTACGTGGTCCTCACCCGCGCGGTGACCACGCTGACGGTCCTGCACGCCGCCGCCCTGCCCGCCCAGCTCACGGCTCAGGCCGAGGTGTAG
- a CDS encoding DNA repair helicase XPB, with amino-acid sequence MSDGPLIVQSDKTLLLEVDHERAGECRKAIAPFAELERAPEHVHTYRVTPLALWNARAAGHDAEQVVDALISFSRYPVPHALLVDIAETMARYGRLKLENSDHHGLTLTSTDKAVLEEVLRSKKIQPMLGRRIGDDSVAVHPSERGNIKQALLKLGWPAEDLAGYVDGEHHPITLDQDTWTLRPYQREAADSFWHGGSGVVVLPCGAGKTLVGAAAMAHAQATTLILVTNTVSAHQWKQELLKRTSLTEEEIGEYTGTKKEIRPVTIATYQVMTTRRQGVYRHLELFDARDWGLVVYDEVHLLPAPIFRMTADLQARRRIGLTATLVREDGREGDVFSLIGPKRYDAPWKEMENQGWIAPADCVEVRVTLSDEERLAYAMAESEERYRFCATTPSKTRVTETLVRRHAGEQVLVIGQYIDQLDELADHLNAPVIKGETRVKERERLFQAFRDKEIQVLVVSKVANFSIDLPEASVAIQVSGTFGSRQEEAQRLGRVLRPKSDGGGARFYSVVSRDTVDQDFAAHRQRFLAEQGYAYQIIDADDVLAGE; translated from the coding sequence GTGTCTGATGGCCCGCTGATCGTCCAGTCGGACAAGACCCTGCTGCTCGAAGTCGACCACGAGAGAGCCGGCGAGTGCCGCAAGGCGATCGCGCCGTTCGCGGAGCTGGAGCGGGCGCCCGAGCACGTCCACACCTACCGGGTGACCCCGCTCGCGCTGTGGAACGCGCGGGCCGCCGGGCACGACGCCGAGCAGGTCGTGGACGCGCTGATCAGCTTCAGCCGCTACCCCGTGCCGCACGCGCTGCTCGTGGACATCGCCGAGACGATGGCCAGGTACGGCAGGCTGAAGCTGGAGAACAGCGACCACCACGGTCTGACGCTGACCAGCACCGACAAGGCCGTGCTCGAAGAGGTGCTGCGGTCCAAGAAGATCCAGCCCATGCTCGGGCGGCGCATCGGCGACGACAGCGTGGCCGTCCACCCGAGCGAGCGGGGCAACATCAAGCAGGCCCTGCTGAAGCTGGGCTGGCCCGCCGAGGACCTGGCGGGGTACGTCGACGGCGAGCACCACCCGATCACCCTCGACCAGGACACCTGGACGCTGCGCCCCTACCAGCGGGAGGCGGCCGACTCGTTCTGGCACGGCGGCTCGGGCGTGGTCGTGCTGCCCTGCGGCGCCGGCAAGACGCTGGTGGGCGCGGCGGCCATGGCCCACGCCCAGGCGACCACGCTCATCCTGGTCACCAACACCGTGTCGGCCCACCAGTGGAAGCAGGAGCTGCTCAAGCGCACCTCGCTGACCGAGGAGGAGATCGGCGAGTACACCGGGACCAAGAAGGAGATCCGGCCGGTCACGATCGCCACCTACCAGGTGATGACCACCCGCAGGCAGGGGGTGTACCGCCACCTGGAGCTGTTCGACGCCCGCGACTGGGGCCTGGTCGTGTACGACGAGGTGCACCTGCTGCCCGCGCCGATCTTCCGCATGACCGCCGACCTGCAGGCCCGGCGGCGCATCGGGCTCACCGCGACGCTGGTGCGCGAGGACGGCCGCGAGGGCGACGTGTTCTCCCTCATCGGCCCGAAGCGGTACGACGCGCCGTGGAAGGAGATGGAGAACCAGGGCTGGATCGCGCCCGCCGACTGCGTCGAGGTGCGGGTCACGCTGAGCGACGAGGAGCGGCTGGCGTACGCCATGGCCGAGTCCGAGGAGCGCTACCGCTTCTGCGCGACGACCCCGTCCAAGACCCGGGTGACCGAGACGCTGGTGCGGCGGCACGCGGGCGAGCAGGTCCTGGTCATCGGGCAGTACATCGACCAGCTCGACGAGCTCGCCGACCACCTGAACGCCCCGGTGATCAAGGGCGAGACGCGGGTGAAGGAGCGCGAGCGGCTGTTCCAGGCGTTCCGCGACAAGGAGATCCAGGTACTGGTGGTCTCCAAGGTCGCGAACTTCTCGATCGACCTGCCGGAGGCGTCGGTCGCGATCCAGGTGTCGGGGACGTTCGGCTCACGCCAGGAGGAGGCGCAGCGGCTCGGCCGTGTGCTGCGTCCGAAGTCGGACGGCGGCGGGGCGCGGTTCTACTCGGTGGTCAGCAGGGACACCGTGGACCAGGATTTCGCGGCGCACCGGCAGCGGTTTCTGGCCGAGCAGGGTTACGCCTACCAAATCATCGACGCCGACGACGTGCTGGCCGGCGAATAG
- a CDS encoding class I adenylate-forming enzyme family protein, whose translation MAPERTLGRLAERSWAGFGDFDALYHEGVWHRAHALAERVRGATAGLRRLGVGPGDRVLVMAANRPEVLIAYRAAWAAGAVVTPVVPLVSAGELAHIVADGEPRALVVSAEVLPLVLAATRDLPIVVTGEAPEGEGRVVGFAELEATPGEGHADRDEGDLAALLYTGGTTGRAKGVMLTHAGLWQVSRAAHEVTYRPGVTRAIIPVPLSHSYGLIVALTAMHSPEPQHTVVMRAFTAKAFLQIATEHRVQYGAVVPAMVRDLLDEPLETTPLPDLLYLTCGAAPLGREAIEEFERRMAGVRLLEGYGLTETSAVATVNPPDRRKVGSAGPPLPGYTITIRDDDGEPAEPGDLGEICVRGEPVMRGYWRSPETTARALVDGELRTGDIGCVDDDGYLYVVDRRKDLIIRGGFNIFPRDVEDALNRHPDVAMSGVVGRPDPRLGEEVVAFVRLRPGATVTAEALTEWARERVGRLRHPREIRFVDAIPLTSVLKVDRRELRSRLARESPAS comes from the coding sequence ATGGCTCCGGAGCGTACGCTCGGCCGCCTGGCGGAGAGGTCGTGGGCCGGGTTCGGCGACTTCGACGCGCTGTACCACGAGGGCGTCTGGCATCGCGCCCACGCCCTGGCGGAACGCGTGCGCGGGGCCACGGCGGGGCTGAGACGGCTCGGCGTGGGGCCGGGCGACCGGGTGCTGGTGATGGCGGCCAACCGGCCCGAGGTGCTGATCGCCTACCGGGCGGCGTGGGCGGCGGGCGCGGTCGTGACCCCGGTGGTGCCCCTGGTGTCCGCCGGCGAGCTGGCGCACATCGTGGCCGACGGCGAGCCGCGTGCCCTGGTCGTCTCCGCCGAGGTGCTGCCGCTCGTCCTGGCGGCGACGCGGGACCTCCCGATCGTCGTGACCGGAGAGGCCCCGGAGGGCGAGGGGCGGGTCGTCGGCTTCGCCGAGCTGGAGGCCACCCCCGGCGAGGGGCACGCCGACCGTGACGAGGGCGATCTCGCGGCCCTGCTCTACACCGGCGGCACCACCGGCCGGGCCAAGGGCGTCATGCTCACCCACGCGGGCCTGTGGCAGGTCTCCAGGGCCGCCCACGAGGTCACCTACCGGCCGGGGGTGACGCGGGCCATCATCCCCGTGCCGCTGTCGCACTCCTACGGCCTCATCGTCGCGCTCACCGCCATGCACTCCCCCGAACCCCAGCACACCGTGGTGATGCGGGCGTTCACCGCCAAGGCGTTCCTGCAGATCGCCACCGAGCACCGCGTCCAGTACGGCGCGGTGGTGCCGGCCATGGTGCGCGACCTGCTGGACGAGCCTCTGGAGACCACCCCGCTCCCCGATCTGCTGTACCTGACCTGCGGCGCGGCGCCGCTCGGGCGGGAGGCCATCGAGGAGTTCGAGCGGCGCATGGCCGGGGTGCGGCTGCTGGAGGGGTACGGCCTGACCGAGACGAGCGCGGTGGCGACGGTCAACCCGCCGGACCGGCGGAAGGTGGGCAGCGCGGGCCCGCCGCTGCCCGGCTACACGATCACGATCAGGGACGACGACGGCGAGCCGGCGGAGCCGGGCGACCTCGGCGAGATCTGCGTCCGGGGCGAGCCGGTCATGCGCGGGTACTGGCGCTCGCCGGAGACGACCGCGCGTGCGCTGGTGGACGGGGAGCTGCGCACCGGCGACATCGGCTGCGTGGACGACGACGGCTACCTGTACGTCGTGGACCGCAGGAAGGACCTGATCATCAGGGGCGGTTTCAATATCTTCCCGCGGGACGTGGAGGACGCGCTGAACAGGCACCCGGACGTGGCGATGTCCGGCGTCGTGGGCCGTCCGGACCCCCGGCTCGGCGAGGAGGTCGTGGCGTTCGTGCGCCTGCGGCCGGGGGCCACGGTCACGGCGGAGGCGCTGACCGAGTGGGCCAGGGAGAGGGTCGGGCGGCTGCGCCATCCCCGCGAGATCAGGTTCGTGGACGCGATCCCCCTGACCAGCGTGCTCAAGGTCGACAGGAGGGAGCTGCGCTCGCGGCTGGCGCGGGAGTCCCCCGCGTCGTGA
- a CDS encoding helicase-associated domain-containing protein produces MDTRFTDWLRGLPDDRLRALVSERPELVTPVPAHLEGLVIRATSPSATGRALDRLDRFALAVVETLLVMTSEDGDGLPYAELRAATAGSVPADAGPLEGPLREAVDRLRGLALVYGPDDALRPAPGVRDVSDAPAGLGPPAVEAFRHHPPDRLADLLRAAGQGHKPRRAPAGQGELERLAALLADQGVVEGLLAGIGPQARAALDELAWGPPAGRVPNARREVSVATAQSPIEELLARGLLAATGEESVVLPREVGLALRGGRIHRDLRPGPPPLEGAVRDQALADRTAAGQAFTFVRTVEELCERWGVDPPGTLRTGGLAVRDLRRTAQWLDLPEWTAALVIEVAHAAGLIASSAPADGEWLPTTQYDIWRVKATEDRWEVLASAWLSGDRVPGLVGERDDRDRLLNVLHPELRRPAAVEVRVRTLRVPASAGPGLAPSAESVRERLAFEQPRRRGSYRDRLAGFTLREAEQLGVTGLGVMSVFGRALLPGSAGPEGPARLLAPLLPEPVDHVLLQADLTAVAPGPLTGDLGRWLALVADVESKGGATVYRFGEGSIRRALDAGASADDVVAMLEKHSATPVPQPLRYLVSDVARRHGRVRVGTASSYVRCDDPALLDEVMADKRAAPLRLRRLAPTVVASRSSRAVVVDSLRAFGYSPVAESSEGDVVVTRADARRTERAPAARPVPAAAALDPDVAAAAVRAMRAGDEAHRTRRRPAAAPDGQVPRTPSTGTITLLQEAIRQGSRVWIGYLDSQGHATSRILEPARMEGGYLTAYDETRAAVHRFALHRITGVADVN; encoded by the coding sequence ATGGACACCCGGTTCACTGACTGGCTGCGCGGGCTCCCCGACGACCGGCTGCGCGCGCTGGTGTCCGAGCGCCCCGAGCTGGTCACCCCGGTGCCCGCCCACCTCGAAGGGCTCGTGATACGCGCCACCAGCCCCTCGGCGACGGGCCGCGCGCTGGACCGGCTGGACCGCTTCGCGCTGGCCGTGGTCGAGACCCTGCTCGTCATGACCTCCGAGGACGGCGACGGCCTGCCGTACGCCGAGCTGCGCGCGGCGACGGCCGGGTCCGTGCCCGCGGACGCCGGGCCGCTGGAGGGCCCGCTGCGTGAGGCCGTCGACCGGCTGCGCGGCCTGGCCCTGGTGTACGGGCCGGACGACGCGCTGCGCCCCGCGCCGGGGGTCCGCGACGTCTCCGACGCGCCCGCCGGGCTCGGCCCTCCGGCCGTCGAGGCGTTCCGCCACCACCCGCCCGACCGCCTGGCCGACCTCCTTCGCGCGGCCGGGCAGGGGCACAAGCCGCGACGTGCGCCGGCGGGGCAGGGCGAGCTGGAGCGCCTCGCCGCGCTGCTGGCCGATCAGGGCGTCGTCGAAGGACTGCTGGCCGGCATCGGCCCCCAGGCCCGCGCGGCGCTGGACGAGCTGGCCTGGGGGCCGCCCGCCGGCCGCGTGCCGAACGCCCGGCGCGAGGTGAGCGTGGCCACGGCCCAGTCCCCGATCGAGGAGCTGCTGGCGCGCGGGCTGCTGGCCGCGACCGGCGAGGAGTCGGTCGTGCTGCCCCGCGAGGTGGGGCTCGCGCTGCGCGGCGGCAGGATCCACCGCGACCTGCGCCCCGGCCCGCCGCCGCTGGAGGGCGCCGTCCGCGACCAGGCCCTGGCCGACCGGACGGCCGCGGGCCAGGCGTTCACGTTCGTCCGCACGGTCGAGGAGCTGTGCGAGCGCTGGGGCGTCGACCCTCCGGGCACGCTGCGCACCGGCGGCCTCGCCGTGCGCGATCTGCGGCGGACCGCCCAGTGGCTCGACCTTCCCGAGTGGACGGCCGCGCTGGTCATCGAGGTCGCCCACGCGGCGGGCCTCATCGCCTCCAGCGCGCCCGCCGACGGCGAGTGGCTGCCCACCACCCAGTACGACATCTGGCGCGTCAAGGCCACCGAGGACCGCTGGGAGGTCCTGGCGTCGGCCTGGCTGTCCGGCGACCGGGTGCCGGGCCTGGTCGGCGAGCGCGACGACCGCGACCGCCTGCTCAACGTCCTGCATCCCGAACTGCGCAGGCCGGCCGCCGTCGAGGTGCGGGTGCGGACGCTGCGCGTCCCCGCCTCGGCCGGGCCCGGCCTGGCGCCGTCGGCGGAGTCGGTGCGCGAGCGGCTGGCGTTCGAGCAGCCGCGCCGCCGCGGCTCCTACCGCGACCGGCTCGCCGGGTTCACGCTGCGCGAGGCCGAGCAGCTCGGGGTGACCGGGCTCGGCGTCATGTCGGTGTTCGGCCGCGCCCTGCTGCCCGGGTCCGCCGGGCCGGAGGGCCCCGCCCGGCTGCTGGCGCCGCTGCTGCCCGAGCCCGTGGACCACGTGCTGCTCCAGGCCGACCTCACGGCGGTCGCCCCCGGCCCGCTGACCGGCGACCTCGGCCGCTGGCTGGCGCTGGTCGCCGACGTCGAGTCCAAGGGCGGCGCGACCGTGTACCGCTTCGGCGAGGGCTCGATCCGCAGGGCTCTGGACGCCGGGGCCAGCGCGGACGACGTGGTGGCCATGCTGGAGAAGCACTCGGCCACGCCGGTCCCGCAGCCGCTGCGCTACCTGGTGTCTGACGTGGCGCGCCGGCACGGCCGGGTCCGGGTGGGCACGGCCAGCTCCTACGTGCGGTGCGACGACCCGGCCCTGCTCGACGAGGTGATGGCCGACAAGCGGGCGGCGCCGCTGCGGCTGCGGCGCCTGGCCCCCACGGTGGTGGCCTCCCGCAGCTCCCGCGCGGTCGTGGTGGACTCGCTGCGCGCGTTCGGGTACTCCCCCGTCGCCGAGTCCTCCGAGGGCGACGTGGTGGTCACCCGGGCCGACGCCCGCCGCACCGAGCGCGCGCCCGCGGCCCGTCCCGTCCCCGCCGCCGCGGCCCTGGACCCGGACGTGGCGGCGGCGGCCGTGCGCGCCATGCGGGCGGGGGACGAGGCGCACCGGACGCGCAGGCGTCCCGCGGCCGCGCCGGACGGCCAGGTGCCGCGCACGCCCTCGACCGGGACGATCACGCTGTTGCAGGAGGCGATCCGGCAGGGCTCGCGCGTCTGGATCGGCTACCTGGACTCCCAGGGCCACGCGACCAGCCGCATCCTGGAGCCCGCCCGCATGGAGGGCGGCTACCTCACCGCGTACGACGAGACCCGCGCCGCCGTCCACCGTTTCGCGTTGCACCGCATCACCGGTGTCGCGGACGTGAACTGA